The Chryseobacterium indologenes genomic sequence TAGTGTTTAAAATTGATATCAGAGAAGAGTACAGAAATATGTATACCCTTCCGCTATCTCTGCAGTTGCTTGTTGAAAATGCTATTAAACACAATCAAACCTCAAAATCAAATCCTTTGGAAATAGAGGTTTACACCACTTCAGATAAAGAACTCGTAGTTTCCAATACTTTTTTACCCTTGATCAATAAGCCGGATTCTTCAGGAGTTGGGTTAACCAATATCGTTGCCAGATATGAGATCCTGGGATACACAAAACCCATTATAGAAAAAACTGAAAATAAATTTATTGTAAAACTTCCGTTGATATGAAGATAAATAAAATTTTAATAGTCGAGGATGAAAAACCCAATGCAGACAGGCTCAAGAGACTTTTGCTAAAGTTAAGGCCCCACCTCGAAATATTATCTGTAGAAGACTCCATTACCTCAACAGTAGATTGGCTGCAGAACAATGTTGTTCCGGATATTATTATGATGGATATCCGTCTTGCCGATGGACTGAGCTTCGAAATATTCAATAAACATGAAATAAAAAGCGCTGTTATTTTTACCACCGCTTATGATGAGTATGCTGTACAGGCTTTTAAATATAACAGTGTCGACTACCTTTTAAAACCTATTGAAGAGGATGAGCTTGATGCCGCCCTGAAACGCTATGAAACCTTTATGGAATCCGTGCCCGTTGTAGGGTCAGCCATCGAAGGCCTGCTCAATTATCTTCAGCCTAAAGATTACAGAAAACGTTTCCTTATCCCGCACAGAGACGGATATAAAACGGTTTTAGCCGAAGATATTCTCTATTTTTACACTGAATTGGGAATCAGTAAAGCCATGCTGAACAGCGGAATTATTGAAAATATTCCTCAAACTCTGGAAGAACTTGAAAAACAACTCGATCCAAAAATATTTTTCCGGGCTAACAGACAGTTTATCATTCATATCGATTCTGTAAAGCAGGTGTTTAATCACTTTAATGGAAAGCTCAAGCTGGAACTTAGAAAACAACCGGATATGGAAGTGATTGTAAGCCGGGAAAAAGCTTCTATTTTCAAATCATGGATGGATTATTAAGAAAGGAAGTCGGAGACTGGAAGAAAAAAGCTCCTGAAGCCTGAAAAGTAAATGACAATGGTTTATCTAATGTCTAATACACTTCAGCCTCCAATTACCTTTCTAAAATTTGAAGTTGCCTGAAAGTGGCAACTTTTATTTTTCCTGTTCTCATGTGTCATATCATTCAAAAATCCCTTCATGAGTAGTTCGTGAAGGGATCAGGATATAAAGAAACAGTTATGATTTATTGGGGGCTCTTTAGTTCACTTAAGAAAATCGTAGATTTTTAAAAACTTTTGTGTACTTATTTTTTCAAAATTTGTCACTTTAAAATTTAAAAAGCTTTTGTGACTTTTGTGGTTCAATAAAAAACATTTACAAAGGAATCGCATACCCTAATGAAACAGCAAACCCTCTGTTTTTTACATTCACTCCTTTTTCGTCTGAAATATTGCTCAATCCCAGGTTATATCTTCCGTCTACAATAAGTTTTCCCGGACCTGCAGGAATAGCGACTCCTGCCCCCATCTGCAATCCAAAATCTAAAGTTTTTGTTTTTCCGTATGCTGCTTTTATTTTATCACTTTTTCCTACAAGAAAACCAATTGAAGGTCCCGCATTTACATATACCGGGCCGAAACTGTATTTTGCCAGCACCGGAATCTCGATATAATTGAAGTTGTAGGTCTGGTTTCCAAAATGGTTTTTGATCCTGGTTCCTTTACTTATAAAATTGACTTCCGGCTGTACAGAAAAATTTTGTAATCCCGTCTGGATATTCACGCCCAGACCAGCCTGAAATGATGTTTTAGACTTTTCGCCATCCATATTTTTAATCGATTGTGTAGCGATAGTAATTCCCACTTTAGGAATCAGTTCAATACCTGAATC encodes the following:
- a CDS encoding PorT family protein encodes the protein MKKFLAITAVVLGLGLQAQQTKDTKKDSGIELIPKVGITIATQSIKNMDGEKSKTSFQAGLGVNIQTGLQNFSVQPEVNFISKGTRIKNHFGNQTYNFNYIEIPVLAKYSFGPVYVNAGPSIGFLVGKSDKIKAAYGKTKTLDFGLQMGAGVAIPAGPGKLIVDGRYNLGLSNISDEKGVNVKNRGFAVSLGYAIPL
- a CDS encoding response regulator transcription factor yields the protein MKINKILIVEDEKPNADRLKRLLLKLRPHLEILSVEDSITSTVDWLQNNVVPDIIMMDIRLADGLSFEIFNKHEIKSAVIFTTAYDEYAVQAFKYNSVDYLLKPIEEDELDAALKRYETFMESVPVVGSAIEGLLNYLQPKDYRKRFLIPHRDGYKTVLAEDILYFYTELGISKAMLNSGIIENIPQTLEELEKQLDPKIFFRANRQFIIHIDSVKQVFNHFNGKLKLELRKQPDMEVIVSREKASIFKSWMDY